In the genome of Oncorhynchus nerka isolate Pitt River linkage group LG4, Oner_Uvic_2.0, whole genome shotgun sequence, the window GGATCATTAGTGTACGCTGTGTGTGGATGAGTGGAGAGGGTGTTGTAtggtgtaatgtaaatgtacatttacatttacatttaaaacaGACCAAAAAAACAAAAGATGGTGGAAGCCAGCCTGCCagtcagggaagagagagagtgttggcTGATCTGGCCACCCTTTATAGCCTGCAGGCCAAGCCTGCCCAGGTGCACCACATCAGCTGACGACGTGGAGAgataaatcacgcttcaccatctgttaGTCCGactgacgaatctgggtttggtggatgccaggagaacgctaccttccccaatgcatagtgccaactgtaaagtttggtggaggaataatggtctggggctgtttttcatggttccggTTAGGCCCCtaagtttcagtgaagggaaatcttaatgctatagcatacaatgacattctagacgattctgtgcttccaactttgtggcaacagtttggggaaggccctttcctgtttcagcatgacaatgccttgtgcacaaagtgaggtccatacagaaatggtttgtcaagataagtgtggaagaacttggctggtctgcacagagccctgacctcaaccccatcaaacactttTCGGATTAATTGGattgccgactgcgagccaggcctaatcgcccaacgtcagtgcccaacctcactaatgctcttgtggctgaatggaagtaagtccctgcagcaatgttccaacatctagtggaaagtcttcccagaagtgtggaggctgttacagcagcaaaggtaggaccaactccatattaatgcccatgattttggaatgagatattcgacCAGcaaatgtccacatacttttggtcatgtagtgtacataatctatctatctctccagtGACATAAAAACACCCCTATATTACACAGCTCACACAGAGACAGGCGTGAAGGCAATTTCAACACACTGACACACGTTTTTTATGGCGTACATTCTGTAACAGACTGCCCCACTTATTATCATTGGCTTGCATGAGACATGGGCTGACTGAGCCATGGGCTGACTGAGACACGGGCTGACTGAGCCATGGGCTGACTGAGACATGGGCTGACTGGGACATGGGCTGACTGGACATGGGCTGACTGAGACATGGGCTGACTGAGCCATGGGCTAACTGAGACATGGGCTGACTGGCTTATATTTGCTGATTTACTGTATATTGCTGATTTActgtatatttctgctttttggcagggcagggcagtgtggtgctgtgtctctgtgtctccttaTGGTAAGAAAGTTATACTGTAAAAGGGGTGAAAGATCATTATTACCATCATGAGTTggctatatactgtatttgaTGTAGTTACTTTAGGTTTTCACTGTGAGGTTATTACAGTTTTATGTAGAGGAGACCCGGACTTCAACCCTGGAATCTTGGAAAAGTACCTGGAAAAGCTCAACTGTATCACAAAGTTCAGTACCGAAGCACACACGGCTGTATTTCTTAAGCTATTGTGGCACCTTGTGGCCAAAGTGATTATGCTTAAAGTACCGTACCATGTTAGTGCGTTGTTAAAGCAGGGATTTATCCTTATGGACATGGTCCATTTGAAAGTAATAAACACATTGAAAAACGTTATTTTCTATTTTTAAAGAGGAAAATAAAGATTATCCACATAGTccccaaacactctctctctcctctctctcttcgcttctcttctctctctctctctctctctctcttctatcttctcctctctctctcttctctcttctcctctctctcttctctcttctcctctctctctcttctctcttcgctctctctctctctctctcgtctctcttgtctctctactCTATCTCTCTTGtcactcttgtctctctcctctctctctctcgtctctcttgtctctctactCTATCTCTCTTGTCActcttgtctttctcctctctctctcttctctctctctatcactctcgtctctcttgtctctctctctctctcgtctctcttgtctctctactCTATCTCTCTTGtcactcttgtctctctctctctctctctctctctctctctctctgtctctgtctctgtctctgtctcagggtaTTCATATCAGTGTCAGGGCTGCACAGGGAGTAATGCCCCTACTGGACAGAAGGTGTGCTCTACAGTGCTGCAGTGCTGCTGAGTCTCACTGCAGTGTGCagtggcgtgtgtgtgtttacaagATATGTGTGTCACCTCCGCGGCTGCTGCTGCCACTCTGTCGcgggaaagggaggggagagggagaaagggaaaagaagaaagaaagaggagagggaaggggaaagagaaggagaggagaggagggagagagagagggaaggggaaagagCAAGAGAGTCCGGGGCCACGCCAAATAAAGCCATGTGGGCCTGGGCTGGGACGGCATCCCATACACTATAAATACGCTGCGCTCCTGGAGGTTCGGGTTTGGTGGCTGGGACTTGAGACCTACGAAGACCACAGCAACCTGGTGCCTCGGAAGAGCCTCCTCTGTGATCCTCCGTAACTCAGCCTCCGTTGTAGCAACCTCAGCAACTATGCCCCGCGTAGATGCAGACCTCAAACTGGACTTTAAGGATGTCCTATTCAGACCCAAGAGGAGCAGTCTGAAGAGCAGGTCAGAGGTAGGCCTGGAGGGGGCTGGGGAAAGTGGGACTGGGTGTAGGGGACTGTGGGTAGGGGACTGGAGGTATGGGACTGGAGGTATGGGACTGGGGGTAAGGGGACTGGAGGTAGGGGATTGGGGGTAGGGGACTGGGGGTAAGGGACTGGGGTTGGGGACTGGCGGTAGGGGACTGGAGGTAGGGGACTGGAGGTAGGGGACTGGAGGTAAGGGACAGGAGGTAGGGGAATTGGGAATGGGGATAAGGGACTGGGGGTAAGGGGACTGGGGGTATGGGACTGGAGGTAGGGGATTGGGGGTAGGGGACTGGGGTAAGGGATTGGGGTAGGGGACTGGAAGTAGGGGACTGGTGGTAGGGGACTGTGGGACTGGAGGTAGGGAGACTGGAGGTAGGGGACTGGACTGGGGGTAGGGGACTGGGGGTAGGGACTGGAAGTGTGGGACTGGAGGTAGGGGACTGGAGGTAGGGGACTGGCGGTAGGGGACAGGAGGTAGGGGACTGAATGGGGATAAGGGACTGGGGGGACTGGAGGTAGGGGACTGGAGGTAGGGGACTGGGGTAGGGGACTGGTAAGGATTGGGGGTAGGGGACAGGAGGTAGGGGACTGAGGTAGGGAGACTGGAGGTGGGAATGGGGATAAGGGACTGGGGGTAAGGGGATGGGGAATTGTAAGTTGTGTTCCTCTGGGTttgctgtgtgttgtttatgtccTTGGCATTATTACAGGGAACATCTTATTACCTATTTGTAGTGGCTGGTGTTGATGTTTTTGATCTGTAACCACAATTTGTTACTGTATCTGAATAAGGAGGACATGTCAGACTACTTGATTAATTTGAGAGTAATTTAGATCAAGGGACTCAGTATAAAAATATGTATgagttgtgtatgtgtgcatgatAGAAATTCTGAACCAGAAGAGGAGGGACTTAGGGGAGTCGGTGACCTTCTCTTGGGTGACAGAGACAATGGTTTGTTTTAGGCCTGCTGTGTAGAAGCATACAGTCATGTCAAGACATGAGCCAGTAGCCCAGTCTAGGCCTATGGCATGTCAGCTCTTACCTTGCTCTTGGATCTTAAACTAAACCCAGACACTAAACCATGTAGTTTGGCATCAGGGTTTACTGTGTGTCAATGTAGGGGGCAACATGAGACAGGAGGACGCTTCTTGGAAAATCTGTTTAAAAATAGTCCTGCAGAGCTCTATGTGCTAACTGTCAATGAGAGCATTTTCCACATGCAGAGGGCCTACTGGAATAACACAAAgagataaacacacatacacacacacacagtcttgtacagctaaccttgtggggacacaattcagtctcattcaaaatcctatttcccTAACCagtactctaaccctaaccttaacccaaaaaacctaaccttaaccttaacctttaccctaaacctaaccctagcttctaacactaattctaaccttaacattAAACCCCCTAAAAAtaacatttgaccttgtgggtACCAACacaatgtccccagttggtcaaatgtttgtttgtttactattcttatggggacttctggtccccacaagaatagtttaACACTTCCAGACACACACCATTTAATACACACATCCAAGGGTCAACAGGTGTGAGAGGACACATGCATATCTGCTGTAGAGTACTAGACACACTGGAGTGTAACATGGGAGTACACATTTTTTTTCCGCCtatctgttcagtgttcattcattCAGTGCCTGCGGCCAGGCAGCTCTTCTATTCTCTGCTGAAGTattccactgtctctctggacAGCCACCGGGTGAAACAGTTTCTACCGTATAACACATGGTTTACTCCTGAGATCCACAACACAGCATAATAGCTTCCAATTTAACACTGAGACTTCAGTATTGAATGTATGATTGGACATATCATGTACATATAATGATATGCAGAGAGTCAGCCACGCCCTAGTACTATTGATTGGATAGCCTGCAGCAGAAGAGGAAGCGAAAAGACAGCAGTAGCAGTTGGGATCCGTGTTTAGATGTGAATGGAGATGGTAGCTATATCACGCAGCATGGTATAAGAGATGCTGAAGTGCagactccctccctacctctttccctctctccctgagcTTCACTGCAGCATGATGTCAGGGGGTGTGTGGGGACAACCTGACCTGAAAGACATAACATAGTAGACATAAATCTGTGACACTCAAAATAGTATGATGTTTGGtacggttacataagacagaaaccttaacctctaacctttacccctaaccttaaccctaaccttaaccctaaccttaatccctaACCATAATCCTAGCCGAGCTAATGTTTAccacctagctaacgttggctACAACACAtttaaattcgtaacatatcatccgAATAGTAATTAGTAACATGTCacacgaaatgggtgatggacatccacaaattaatacataccatacaaaacgtaacatatcatactaaatggagggagacagatttaCATTTAATATGTCacatctacccctgagtccaggttggtgTGCAGTGGGGAGGCCGGAGTTCCCCCGCTTTGTCAGGCTATTATTTAATGGGCCTGCAGTGATGGACTGACCTGCATTCCCAGCATCCCTGCTCCAACCCCTGCCCTCTAGCTCCCAGCTCCCATTCTCCAAGCCCCTCAGTCCTCCAGCCCAGCTCCTTGCCTCCCAGTCCTCCAGCCCAGCTCCTTGCCTCCCAGCCCTCCAGCCCAGCTCCCTGCCTCCCAGCCCTCCAGCCCAGCTCCCTGCCTCCCAGCCCTCCAGCCCAGCTCCCTGCCTCCCAGCCCAGCTCCTTGCCTCCCAGCCCTCCAGCCCAGCTCCCTGCCTCCCAGCCCTCCAGCCCAGCTCCCTGCCTCCCAGCCCTCCAGCCCAGCCTCCAAGCCCAGCTCCCAGCCTCCAAGCCCTCCAGCCCAGCCTCCAAGCCCCCAGCCCAGCTCCCAGCCTCCAAgcccccagccctccagcccAGCTCCCAGCCTCCAAGCCCCCCCCAGCCCTCCAGCCCAGCCTTCAAGCCCCCAGCCCAGCTCCCAGCCTCCAAGCCCCCAGCCCAGCTCCAAGCTTCCAAGCCCCCAGCCCAGCTCCCAGCCTCCAAGCCCTCCAGCCCAGCTCCCTGCCTCCCAGCCCCCAGCCCAGCTCCCAGCATCCAAGTCCCCAGCCCAGCTCCCAGCCTCCAAGCCCCCCGACCCAGCTCCCTGCCCCTGCCTCCAAGCCCCCAAGCCCAGCTCCCTGCCTCCAAGCCCCCAGCCCAGCTCCCTGCCTCCAAGCCCCCAGCCCAGCTCCCTGCCTCCAAGCCCCCAGCCCAGCTCCCAGCCTCCAAGCCCCCAGCCCAGCTCCCAGCCTCCAAGCCCCCGGCCCAGCTCCcagctccctgcctccctgcctccaagCCCCCAGCCCAGCTCCCTACCTCCAAGCCCCCAGCCCAGCTCCCTGCCTCCAAGCCCCCAGCCCAGTTCCCAGTCTCCAAGCCCCCCCAGCCCAGCTCCCAGCCTCCAAGCCCCCAGCCCAGCTCCCTGCCTCCAAGTCCCCCAGCCCAGCTCCCAGCCTCCAAGCCCCCAGCCCAGCTCCCAGCCTCCAAGCCCTCCAGCCCAGCTCCCAGCCTCCAAGCCCCCAGCCCAGCTCCCTGCCTCCAAGCCCCCAGCCCAGCTCCCAGCCTCAAAGCCCCCGAGCCCAGCTCCCAACCTCCAAGCCCCCAGCCCAGCTCCCAGCTTCCAAGCCCCAGCCCAGCTCCCAGCCTCCAAGCCCCCAGCCCAGCTCCCAGCCTCCAAGCCCTCCAGCCCAGCTCCCAGCCTCCAAGCCCCCAGCCCACCTCCCTGCCTCCAAGCCCCAGCCCAGCTCCCTGCCTCCCAGCCCACCAGCCCAGATCCCAGCATCCCTGCTACAACCTCAACCCCCAGCCCCACTGCCTCCCAGCCCCCAGCCCCCTGCTTCCCAACCCCTCTGCCTCCCAGCCCCActgcctcccagcctcccagcctcccaACCCCTCTGCCTCCCAGCCTTCCTGCCTCCCAGCCCCCCTGCCTCCCAGCATCCCTTCCTCCCAGCCCCCCTACTTTCTAGCTTTAGTCCAGGTGATCTACAGCCATAGTCACTCCAGCACTGAGACCACAGTGGGGCCAGGCACCTaccattactcctctctcagggCTATCGAtctaggagagggagagggagagggagaagaagagggagagagaaagagagagagaagcgaaagAGACACAGGCCACTGAAACCCCATTAAACAGAGAGACTAGTGGACGTCCAGTCGCAGGTGGAGTTCACGGGAAACGCTCTGTGACTTATCGATTTCCTGTTGGGAGGAATTCACAGCAACAgagcagaggcagagggaggtTTTTGCTCTAACCGGAACATTGGTAATTCACACTCTCACCTCTGACACCGTAATACTGGTATAATGAAATGTGGGGCTATAGAATGTTGCTCCCCTCAAGGGAGTCATTTAATATGGAGATGAAACAGTAAGTGCTGTCTGTGAAATGAAGAGGAGGCGGGCAATTTCAGCAGAAATTATATTCACTTTTGGTGGGAGTTAAATCAATATTAGCTATTGATCAGCAAACACTTATTGGTGTCAAGCTATGAGAGATGTCCTTTTTAAAGACCCATGTTTAAACCAGTCAGTCACTCTCCAGCCAACTGAGCTCCTAGATAAGAACCAACCAAACAACCTGCCGCTGAGTAGACAGAGCTTTGAGCTGTGCAATACCTGATACCCTtggccaatctctctctctctctctctctctctctctctctctctctctctctctctctctctctcgctctctctgtctctctctgagatcaCTAGGGGTCCGGTTACAGGCTGCCAGAGCTAATCTAAATGATTCAGCACATCCCcttcaacacagtgaagtgttttctGTCTCAGCAGCACAGACACATATTGTGAGTTGGATAAAGCCTGAAGCTTCACCCTCACGCTGGTGTACAGTATGTAACCCATCCTACTGTGTGTTTATCAAAGGCCTTGGCCTGTACTTTGGGTCAGGGAGATTAAGGTACAGTCGATTGGTATTAGGTGGAATCAGGTAGCTTTTACCTTTCAGCAAGTAATACGGATGTTTTAATAACTTGTGTTTTTTGCCTGCATGATGTGCTGTACTTAGACTTCCTCTAAAAATAGGTTATCCAGGCTGCGGTCAAAGATCCCTAATCATGAAGAACCCTGTGGAGGAGGTCCCCATTTAATCAGGTCCATCATTGTATTACATCCCTTATCCACCTCCTCTGTTCTGGGGGGTGATTAAATTGAGCTCCTGGCTTGGCCTCGGGCCCAAGCCTGGTTGTAACTGTAGCACTGAGCTGACTCATACTCCACTCAGTTTACCTCAAGCCCAGAAAGGCCTTCACATGACGACAGGatatcactaaccctaacccaggcttGATGTCCACTTGTGTCTGCATGCAAAATCAACATATATCTCAATGCTTTCAGGTTGACCTGGCAAGGACGTTCACATTCCGTAACTCTAAGCAGACCTACCATGGCATCCCCATCATCGCTGCCAACATGGACACCACAGGGACCTTTGAGATGGCCCGGGTCCTCAGCAAGGTGAGAGTAACACACTGACAGCCTTTCACTTTCATCCCACtctgactggctaactgactgactggctaatggactgacagactgactgactctctctccatatctcactCCAGCACACACTCTTCACGGCTATGCAGAAGCACTACTCACTGGATGAGTGGAAGACCTTTGCAGTCAACCACCCAGAATGCTTAGAGGTAAAACAGGAAGTCCCCACAGATACTCTTTCATGTCCCCCATGGTGTGAACATTGTCTATGGTGTCTGAGTCTTGTAAAGTACTAAAGTAATTTCCCCTTGGGGATTAATGAAGTGTTTTGATTGAATGAATTGCTCATACTGCAGTATTTTATTGTTGACCTCCAGCACATAGCAGCGAGCTCTGGCAGCGGTAAGGCTGATctagagagactgtgtgagatcTTGGAGGCTATCCCTGACATAAAATACATCTGTCTGGACGTTGCCAACGGTTACTCAGAGTACTTTGTGGAATTCGTGAAAACCGTCAGGGACAAGTTCCCCAAACACACCATCATGGTAAGATGAGAGTTCTCTGCATTTTAACTCTTCTTTATGGATTTTAGCTTAATCAGCATACATTTTTTGGTGATCAAATGTTCTTTGTTTATTAATAATACATTTGAGCAAACATGAATACAgatatacaaaatatatatagttTAATCCAGGTTTATATGTATTATGTGTCCACATCATGATCTATCTTTAGCCGGCGGATGATCAGGAAATAGTTTGCCATTCATGTCTTGAGCCCTTGATAGTTACCATTGCCttgtttatacctggttctaacatgcgTCCTTTTTTCCTGATCttatccacattctgattgtgcccacgtTGTAGCCATTGCATCTACACATGCGTTTACACAATAGATGGGCAAATGCTGGGCCAATAGCtgggcaaaatatcagaattgggctgcctgtataAACACAGCCTTAGTCAACCACAACAGTTTGTTTTATGTCTTCTGCTTGcttcatgtatgtatgtataaagaATTGAAATAGGTCATGGAGGGTATGAGGTTGTACCTTCTAAAAAGTCATGGAGGGTATGTTGTACCTTCTAAAAGGTCATGGAGGGTATGAGGTTGTACCTTCTAAAAGGTCATGGAGGGTATGAGGTTGTACCTTCTAAAAGGTCATGGAGGGTATGAGGTTGTTCCTTCTAAAAGGTAATGGAGGGTATGAGGTTGTACCTTCTAAAAGGTCATGGAGGGTATGTTGTACCTTCTAAAAGGTCATGGAGGGTATGAGGTTGTACCTTCTAAAAGGTCATGGAGGGTATGAGGTTGTTCCTTCTAAAAGGTCATGGAGGGTATGAGGTTGTACCTTCTAAAAGGTCATGGAGGGTATGAGGTTGTACCTTCTAAAAGGTCATGGAGGGTGTGAGGTTGTTCCTTCTAAAAGGTCATGGAGGGTGTGAGGTTGTACCTTCTAAAAGGTCATGGAGGGTGTGAGGTTGTACCTTCTAAAAGGTCATGGAGGGTTTGAGGTTGTTCCTTAGTCTGTTTAACAAGACAGAAGTGTCCTAATAATTACTATTATCTAACCTGGAGGCCTGTGTCTctttattttctgtgtgtgtgtgtgtgtgtgtgtgtgtgtgtgtgtgtgtgtgtgtgtgtgtgtgtgtgtgtgtgtgtgtgtgtgtgtgtgtgtgtgtgtgtgtgtgtgtgtgtgtgtgtgtgtgtgtgtgtgtgtgtgtgtgtgtgtgtgtgtgtgtgtgtgtgtgtgtgtgtgtgtgtgtgtgtgtgtgtgtgtgtgtgtgtgtgtgtgtgtgtgtgtgtgtgtgcgtgcgtgtgtgcgcgcgcgcaggCTGGTAACGTGGTAAcaggggagatggtggaggagctCATTCTCTCTGGCGCTGACATCATCAAAGTGGGCATCGGGCCAGGTGGGTGCGTCAGTCTAAGTGTTCCCCCTGGCAAGGTGGGTGCATAAATCTAAGTGTTCCCGGAGGCAAGGAGACTGTCCACATCTGTTCCATCTCTACACACACGCCAAGCTACCTAACTGCTACGGGCAACAAACAAAGACATTCAATAAATTCTCTAATGTAGCATAAAGGGATGTTGTAATGACCGGGGTGAGGAATTACAATAGACTATATTATGGTGTTGTATTAATGAACTTCTTTGATATGTAACAGTAATAATGAATAACGGCTCTATTGACAGGCTCAGTGTGCACCACCCGTATCAAGACCGGGGTGGGCTACCCTCAGCTCAGCGCTGTTATCGAGTGTGCAGACTCCGCCCACGGCCTCAAGGGACATATTATCTCAGTGAGACCCCCACCCCCCTTTGAATACACACACTAGACTGTAGATATGCTATCCAGTTGTTTGAGTCATCTCTCTATTAAGTTGTCTTGGGGTTGGCTCAGGGACTGACAAAGTATTGGATGACAGTTGTGTGAGTCATCTCTCTATTAAGTTGTCTTGGGGTTGGCTCAGGGACTGACAAAGTATTGGATGACAGTTGTGTGAGTCATCTCTCTATTAAGTTGTCTTGGGGTTGGCTCAGGGACTGACAAAGTATTGGATGACAGTTGTGTGAGTCATCTCTCTATTAAGTTGTCTTGGGGTTGGGTCAGGGACTGACAAAGTATTGGATGACAGTTGTTTGAGTCATCTCGCTATTAAGTTGTCTTGGGGTTGGGTCAGGGACTGACAAAGTATTGGATGACAGTTGTGTGAGTCATCTCTCTATTAAGTTGTCTTGGGGTTGGCTCAGGGACTGACAAAGTATTGGATGACAGTTGTTTGAGTCATCTCTCTATTAAGTTGTCTTGGGGTTGGCTCAGGGACTGACAAAGTATTGGATGACAGTTGTTTGAGTCATCTCTCTATTAAGTTGTCTTGGGGTTGGCTCAGGGACTGACAAAGTATTGGATGACAGTTGTGTGAGTCATCTCTCTATTAAGTTGTCTTGGGGTTGGGTCAGGGACTGACAAAGTATTGGATGACCAGTTGTTTGAGGCATCTCTCTATTAAGTTGTCTTGGGGTTGGGTCAGGGACTGACAAAGTATTGGATGAGCAGTTGTTTGAGGCATCTCTCTATTTGTTAGTAATACAGAAGCAGCCATGACAAACACATTTTGGTGCGATCTCTGTAGCAACGTGTTACCTCTAGAGGGCAGTATTAGTCTTGCAAATGGAAAGAAGCAaacatttttatttgacctttttttaaataggcaagtcagctaagaaca includes:
- the LOC115128640 gene encoding GMP reductase 1 isoform X3 is translated as MPRVDADLKLDFKDVLFRPKRSSLKSRSEVDLARTFTFRNSKQTYHGIPIIAANMDTTGTFEMARVLSKAGNVVTGEMVEELILSGADIIKVGIGPGSVCTTRIKTGVGYPQLSAVIECADSAHGLKGHIISDGGCSCPGDVAKAFGAGADFVMMGGMLAGHDQCLGEVVQKDGKKVKLFYGMSSDTAMKKYVGGVAEYRASEGRTVEVPYRGDVENTIRDILGGLRSTCTYVGAAKLKELSRRTTFIRVTQQASTMFH
- the LOC115128640 gene encoding GMP reductase 1 isoform X2; the encoded protein is MDTTGTFEMARVLSKHTLFTAMQKHYSLDEWKTFAVNHPECLEHIAASSGSGKADLERLCEILEAIPDIKYICLDVANGYSEYFVEFVKTVRDKFPKHTIMAGNVVTGEMVEELILSGADIIKVGIGPGSVCTTRIKTGVGYPQLSAVIECADSAHGLKGHIISDGGCSCPGDVAKAFGAGADFVMMGGMLAGHDQCLGEVVQKDGKKVKLFYGMSSDTAMKKYVGGVAEYRASEGRTVEVPYRGDVENTIRDILGGLRSTCTYVGAAKLKELSRRTTFIRVTQQASTMFH
- the LOC135571341 gene encoding uncharacterized protein LOC135571341; translation: TDLHSQHPCSNPCPLAPSSHSPSPSVLQPSSLPPSPPAQLLASQPSSPAPCLPALQPSSLPPSPPAQLPASQPSSLPPSPPAQLPASQPSSPAPCLPALQPSLQAQLPASKPSSPASKPPAQLPASKPPALQPSSQPPSPPQPSSPAFKPPAQLPASKPPAQLQASKPPAQLPASKPSSPAPCLPAPSPAPSIQVPSPAPSLQAPRPSSLPLPPSPQAQLPASKPPAQLPASKPPAQLPASKPPAQLPASKPPAQLPASKPPAQLPAPCLPASKPPAQLPTSKPPAQLPASKPPAHPAPCLQVPQPSSQPPSPQPSSQPPSPPAQLPASKPPAQLPASKPPAQLPASKPPSPAPNLQAPSPAPSFQAPAQLPASKPPAQLPASKPSSPAPSLQAPSPPPCLQAPAQLPASQPTSPDPSIPATTSTPSPTASQPPAPCFPTPLPPSPTASQPPSLPTPLPPSLPASQPPCLPASLPPSPPTF
- the LOC115128640 gene encoding GMP reductase 1 isoform X1; this encodes MPRVDADLKLDFKDVLFRPKRSSLKSRSEVDLARTFTFRNSKQTYHGIPIIAANMDTTGTFEMARVLSKHTLFTAMQKHYSLDEWKTFAVNHPECLEHIAASSGSGKADLERLCEILEAIPDIKYICLDVANGYSEYFVEFVKTVRDKFPKHTIMAGNVVTGEMVEELILSGADIIKVGIGPGSVCTTRIKTGVGYPQLSAVIECADSAHGLKGHIISDGGCSCPGDVAKAFGAGADFVMMGGMLAGHDQCLGEVVQKDGKKVKLFYGMSSDTAMKKYVGGVAEYRASEGRTVEVPYRGDVENTIRDILGGLRSTCTYVGAAKLKELSRRTTFIRVTQQASTMFH